A single genomic interval of Flavobacteriales bacterium harbors:
- a CDS encoding glycosyltransferase family 2 protein, with protein sequence MKVSVLIPVYNKAPFLRECLDSVYAQTHADLEVVAVDDHSTDDSLALLRAETDPRLRIIELPANRGPAGAANAGLDACTGAYIVRLDADDLMVPTRVEQQVAYMEAHPEVGASGGWLKLFGARDRVWKFPLDDAACKAQLLFGVPVSQGASILRRAVLEAHGLRYDPAWPRVGEDWLFWTRLARVSAFGNLDAPMTLYRRGEQNISHGRDKRADHERLVRAVFGWFNVPHTEADVRLHLMTMRLFDDALSAADVRALHEWLKRLRAWNGRERVFPVEAFEARVRQAWDGLFHALADRDGGAAWTHLRLGGTWSVGRLWYLMRKAMRR encoded by the coding sequence ATGAAGGTCAGCGTGCTCATCCCGGTGTACAACAAGGCGCCCTTCCTGCGGGAGTGCCTCGACAGCGTGTACGCGCAGACGCACGCCGACCTGGAGGTGGTGGCCGTGGACGACCACAGCACCGACGACAGCCTGGCCCTGCTGCGTGCAGAGACCGACCCCCGGCTGCGCATCATCGAGCTGCCGGCGAACCGCGGTCCTGCCGGGGCGGCCAACGCAGGGCTCGATGCCTGCACCGGCGCTTACATCGTACGCCTCGACGCCGACGACCTGATGGTGCCCACGCGGGTGGAGCAGCAGGTGGCCTACATGGAGGCCCACCCCGAGGTGGGCGCCAGCGGCGGATGGCTGAAGCTGTTCGGTGCGCGGGACCGGGTGTGGAAGTTCCCCCTCGACGATGCGGCGTGCAAGGCGCAGCTGCTCTTCGGCGTGCCCGTGTCGCAGGGCGCGTCCATCCTGCGCCGTGCGGTGCTGGAGGCCCACGGGTTACGCTACGATCCGGCCTGGCCCCGGGTGGGGGAGGATTGGCTCTTCTGGACCCGGTTGGCCCGTGTTTCGGCCTTCGGGAACCTGGACGCACCGATGACCCTGTACCGGCGGGGCGAGCAGAACATCAGCCACGGACGGGACAAGCGGGCCGACCACGAGCGGCTGGTGCGTGCCGTGTTCGGCTGGTTCAACGTGCCGCACACCGAAGCGGACGTCCGCCTTCATCTCATGACGATGCGCCTCTTCGATGATGCGCTCTCGGCGGCGGATGTGCGGGCGCTGCACGAGTGGTTGAAGCGCCTGCGGGCGTGGAACGGCCGTGAGCGCGTGTTCCCCGTCGAAGCGTTCGAGGCGCGCGTCCGGCAGGCGTGGGACGGGCTGTTCCACGCGCTGGCGGACCGTGATGGGGGTGCGGCGTGGACGCACCTGAGACTTGGCGGCACCTGGTCCGTCGGCCGGTTGTGGTACCTCATGCGCAAGGCGATGCGGCGATGA
- a CDS encoding glycosyltransferase codes for MKDLWLFTTRFPYGQGEPFLENELPFLAERFARIRLIPLVRDHGMRVLPPNVEVVPPPADPYAVASPLRMLAYARTWWRMRRVVRASAPSAEVRDRLWPDARAAMRQALERMHRYRTGLFREFDPGRVLLYSYWMADHATALSLLQLTDPRVRFTARMHGFDLYADRWPGRWPFFQDLQMAHVDRVHLVSKAGLDHLTARYPQHAHRCELSRLGTFDHGPGPWAPAPELRIASAAHLVPIKRVGLLIEALRHVRRPVRWTHFGEGPERAALEAAIATLPPHVRAELPGNIANQDLLAWYRRTPVDLFVHLSSTEGGVPVALQEAASFGIPLLAADSGGVREIVGPATGTLLPHGPGVDAIAQHLETFQDGPHYTVPFRAGVRAVWAEGFKAEVNFGHFCDRLLGHAERVR; via the coding sequence ATGAAGGACCTCTGGCTGTTCACCACGCGATTCCCCTACGGACAGGGCGAGCCCTTCCTGGAGAACGAGCTGCCGTTCCTGGCCGAACGGTTCGCGCGCATCCGCCTGATCCCCTTGGTGCGCGATCACGGCATGCGTGTGCTGCCGCCGAACGTGGAGGTGGTGCCGCCACCGGCCGACCCTTACGCCGTGGCCTCGCCGCTGCGGATGCTGGCCTACGCGCGCACCTGGTGGCGCATGCGGCGTGTGGTACGCGCCTCCGCGCCCTCCGCGGAGGTGCGCGACCGGCTCTGGCCCGATGCGCGCGCGGCGATGCGACAGGCCCTGGAACGCATGCACCGGTATCGGACGGGTCTGTTCCGTGAGTTCGATCCCGGGCGCGTGCTCCTTTACAGCTACTGGATGGCCGACCACGCCACGGCCCTCTCGCTGTTGCAGCTCACCGACCCGCGGGTGCGCTTCACGGCGCGCATGCACGGCTTCGACCTTTACGCCGACCGCTGGCCCGGCCGGTGGCCCTTCTTCCAGGACCTGCAGATGGCCCATGTGGACCGCGTTCATCTGGTCTCGAAAGCCGGTCTGGACCACCTCACCGCGCGGTATCCGCAGCACGCCCACCGCTGTGAGCTGTCCCGGCTGGGCACCTTCGACCACGGTCCGGGACCTTGGGCGCCGGCACCGGAACTGCGGATCGCATCGGCCGCGCACCTGGTGCCCATCAAACGGGTCGGGCTGCTCATCGAGGCGTTGCGGCATGTTCGGCGACCGGTGCGCTGGACGCACTTCGGCGAAGGTCCCGAGCGGGCCGCCTTGGAGGCCGCCATCGCCACCCTGCCACCGCATGTGCGCGCGGAGCTGCCCGGCAACATCGCCAACCAGGACCTGCTGGCCTGGTACCGGCGCACCCCGGTGGACCTCTTCGTGCATCTCAGCAGCACGGAGGGCGGGGTGCCCGTGGCGTTGCAGGAGGCGGCGAGCTTCGGCATCCCGCTCCTGGCGGCCGATTCCGGCGGGGTGCGCGAGATCGTGGGACCCGCCACCGGTACGCTGCTGCCCCACGGGCCCGGGGTCGATGCGATCGCGCAGCACCTGGAGACCTTCCAGGATGGACCGCATTACACGGTCCCGTTCAGGGCCGGGGTGCGGGCGGTCTGGGCCGAAGGCTTCAAGGCCGAGGTCAATTTTGGGCATTTTTGCGACCGCCTCCTTGGCCACGCCGAGCGCGTGCGCTAG
- a CDS encoding MBOAT family protein, producing the protein MLFNSFAFCFIFFPLVTAGYFLLPHRFRWALLLAASCWFYMAFVPVYILILAFTIVVDYAAGLLIAGSTGKRRKAWLVASIVANLGVLAFFKYYAFLDESIAAVMQAAGLAYTPTDLGILLPIGLSFHTFQSLSYTIEVYRGHQRVERRPGIFALYVMFYPQLVAGPIERPGNLLNQLDQVHRWDHARVVHGLQQMLWGFFKKLVIADRCAVVVDHVYADPSAFGGAATLLATYLFALQIYCDFSGYTDIALGAARVMGFDLMVNFRTPYRSASISEFWSRWHISLSSWFRDYVYIPLGGNRVVRWRWYMNLLLVFLLSGLWHGASWTYVAWGGVHGLYLIGAIVLAGARERLVRALGLDRRPGLNRALAVLVTVHLVVAGWVFFRAATFADAWSVLGSWLRPEAWWTGFADMVHELGAGIVLTTVALAIAFIGIDPWGDALAKGQRRIGWRPLRYAYFGTLLAACLVLGQYGAAMFIYFQF; encoded by the coding sequence ATGCTCTTCAACTCCTTCGCGTTCTGCTTCATCTTCTTCCCGCTGGTGACGGCCGGCTACTTCCTGCTGCCGCATCGGTTCCGCTGGGCCCTGCTGCTGGCCGCCAGCTGCTGGTTCTACATGGCCTTCGTTCCCGTGTACATCCTCATCCTGGCCTTCACCATCGTGGTGGACTACGCCGCGGGCCTGCTGATCGCCGGCAGCACGGGGAAGCGTCGCAAGGCGTGGCTCGTGGCCAGCATCGTGGCCAACCTGGGCGTGCTCGCCTTCTTCAAGTACTACGCCTTCCTCGATGAGAGCATCGCGGCCGTGATGCAGGCGGCGGGTCTGGCGTACACGCCCACCGACCTCGGGATCCTGCTGCCCATCGGGCTCAGCTTCCACACGTTCCAGAGCCTGAGCTACACGATCGAAGTGTACCGCGGGCATCAGCGGGTCGAGCGCCGCCCCGGCATCTTCGCACTGTACGTCATGTTCTACCCTCAGCTCGTGGCCGGGCCGATCGAACGACCGGGCAACCTGCTCAACCAGCTGGATCAGGTGCACCGCTGGGACCATGCCCGTGTGGTCCACGGTCTGCAGCAGATGCTGTGGGGCTTCTTCAAGAAGCTCGTGATCGCCGACCGCTGCGCGGTGGTGGTGGACCATGTGTACGCCGATCCATCGGCCTTCGGCGGCGCCGCCACGCTGCTGGCCACCTACCTGTTCGCCCTGCAGATCTACTGCGACTTCAGCGGGTACACGGACATCGCGCTCGGCGCGGCGCGGGTGATGGGCTTCGACCTGATGGTGAACTTCCGCACACCATACCGCTCCGCTTCCATCAGCGAGTTCTGGAGCCGCTGGCACATCAGCCTCAGCAGCTGGTTCCGCGACTATGTGTACATCCCGCTCGGCGGGAACCGCGTGGTGCGGTGGCGGTGGTACATGAACCTGCTGCTCGTGTTCCTGTTGAGCGGGCTGTGGCACGGCGCCAGCTGGACCTACGTGGCCTGGGGCGGGGTGCACGGGCTCTACCTCATCGGTGCCATCGTGCTGGCCGGTGCGCGGGAACGCTTGGTGCGGGCGCTGGGGCTTGATCGGCGTCCAGGGCTCAACCGCGCGCTCGCCGTGCTGGTGACCGTGCACCTGGTGGTGGCCGGCTGGGTCTTCTTCCGGGCCGCCACCTTCGCCGACGCCTGGTCGGTGCTCGGTTCGTGGCTGAGGCCGGAAGCGTGGTGGACCGGGTTCGCGGACATGGTCCATGAGCTTGGTGCCGGGATCGTGCTCACCACCGTCGCGCTGGCCATCGCCTTCATCGGCATCGACCCGTGGGGCGATGCACTGGCCAAGGGCCAGCGCCGGATCGGCTGGCGGCCGCTGCGCTATGCGTACTTCGGCACCCTGCTCGCCGCCTGCCTGGTGCTGGGCCAGTACGGTGCGGCCATGTTCATCTACTTCCAGTTCTGA
- a CDS encoding glycosyltransferase family 2 protein, giving the protein MRVTVVIPCYNVADLVGRALDSALMQDHADLEVILVDDGSTDGTAEVLERHPGVTGGRARLVRQMNRGASAARNHGLRMATGTYVQFLDADDLLMPDKISGQLALAEREGWPDVIVGDYRAVRPDGLMDRVQALYDRPWMALIRTRMGTTSANLWARELLLAVDGWPEELASSQDYALLFTLLKRGARVGWDRRERTEVLKRPTGSISRTGVRANWERYVDLRRRIKEHLVGLGRERYAAEIAALDQYIFMALRILATYDRDQAVKLYRSCIDKGFRPEVGPAITERYVALFTLLGFAGAERALGLARRRKQADA; this is encoded by the coding sequence ATGCGCGTCACCGTGGTCATCCCCTGCTACAATGTCGCCGATCTGGTGGGCAGGGCGCTTGATTCCGCGCTGATGCAGGACCATGCCGACCTGGAGGTGATCCTGGTCGACGATGGCAGCACGGACGGCACGGCGGAGGTGCTGGAGCGGCATCCGGGGGTGACCGGGGGACGTGCGCGGCTGGTGAGGCAGATGAACCGGGGGGCATCGGCCGCGCGCAATCACGGGCTGCGCATGGCCACGGGCACGTATGTGCAGTTCCTCGACGCCGATGATCTGCTGATGCCCGACAAGATCTCCGGGCAGCTCGCGCTCGCCGAACGCGAAGGCTGGCCCGACGTGATCGTGGGCGACTATCGGGCCGTGCGGCCCGATGGGCTCATGGACCGTGTGCAGGCCCTGTACGACCGGCCTTGGATGGCCCTGATCCGCACGCGCATGGGCACCACGAGCGCCAACCTGTGGGCGCGCGAGCTCCTGCTGGCCGTGGATGGATGGCCGGAGGAGCTGGCCAGCAGCCAGGACTATGCGTTGCTCTTCACGCTGCTGAAGCGCGGCGCACGCGTGGGCTGGGACCGTCGTGAGCGCACCGAGGTGCTCAAGCGTCCCACCGGCAGCATCAGCCGAACCGGTGTGCGTGCGAACTGGGAGCGCTATGTGGACCTGCGCCGCCGCATCAAGGAGCACCTGGTGGGGTTGGGCCGGGAACGGTACGCCGCCGAGATCGCCGCATTGGACCAGTACATCTTCATGGCCCTGCGCATCCTGGCCACCTACGACAGGGATCAGGCGGTGAAGCTGTACCGGAGCTGCATCGACAAGGGCTTCCGGCCCGAGGTGGGCCCGGCCATCACCGAGCGCTACGTCGCGCTCTTTACCTTGCTCGGGTTCGCCGGCGCGGAACGGGCCCTGGGCCTCGCCCGCCGGCGCAAGCAGGCCGACGCATGA
- a CDS encoding serine acetyltransferase, producing MIRSHAEYLEYLEADRIALRRGHGRLWSDEVWKFQRLLRRVEYLMNCRKHQGLLWRMVYTFFAYRLHEQAIRCGFDIPPNTFGPGLSIAHRGTIVVHPDARVGRNCRLHVGVVIGTRPGPFELVPTIGDNCYIGPGSKVFGDIVIGPDTAIGANSVVNRSFPEGHMTIAGAPARKVSDTDSREFIIATRSPLKSLG from the coding sequence ATGATCCGCTCCCACGCCGAGTACCTCGAATACCTGGAGGCCGACCGCATCGCCCTGCGGCGTGGTCATGGCCGCCTGTGGTCGGACGAGGTGTGGAAGTTCCAGCGGCTGCTCCGCCGGGTGGAGTACCTGATGAACTGCCGCAAGCATCAGGGGCTGCTATGGCGCATGGTGTACACCTTCTTCGCCTACCGCCTGCACGAACAGGCCATCCGCTGCGGGTTCGACATCCCGCCGAACACCTTCGGCCCCGGGCTCAGCATCGCGCATCGCGGCACCATCGTGGTGCATCCGGACGCCCGCGTCGGCCGCAACTGCCGCCTGCATGTGGGTGTGGTCATCGGCACGCGCCCCGGACCCTTCGAGCTGGTGCCCACCATCGGTGACAACTGCTACATCGGGCCCGGCTCAAAGGTCTTCGGCGACATCGTCATCGGCCCCGATACCGCCATCGGCGCCAACAGCGTGGTGAACCGCTCCTTCCCGGAGGGCCACATGACCATCGCCGGTGCGCCGGCCCGCAAGGTGAGCGACACCGACTCGCGCGAGTTCATCATCGCCACCCGCAGCCCCTTGAAATCCCTCGGATGA
- the wecB gene encoding UDP-N-acetylglucosamine 2-epimerase (non-hydrolyzing), with product MKKVLIVVGTRPNFIKVTRFKRVAAQRGTIDVRIVHTGQHFSANMADVFFEQFGLVPDIFLNIGAGSPNTQMAQVMLGLETVISEERPDLVMVVGDVNSTLAAAITANKMGVRIGHLESGLRSHDRTMPEEHNRVLTDALTDHFFITEQSGLDHLRQEGRPEEALHVVGNTMIDTLVAFEPQVQASPVLQQLGLGEGGHVLMTIHRPATVDVPERLTALLDLIADVCASGRKVVFPIHPRTVKNIEAFGLKAKADAIQGLVRTEPLDYFAFQKLVATCGFILTDSGGIQEESTFRRVPCLTLRPNTERPITVTLGSNELVPLDMDAVRAAIARIENGTFKRGEVPPLWDGHATERIVEVLERVL from the coding sequence ATGAAGAAGGTCCTCATCGTCGTCGGCACACGCCCCAACTTCATCAAGGTCACCCGCTTCAAGCGCGTGGCCGCGCAACGCGGTACGATCGATGTGCGCATCGTGCACACCGGCCAGCACTTCAGCGCCAACATGGCCGATGTGTTCTTCGAACAGTTCGGCCTGGTGCCGGACATCTTCCTGAACATCGGCGCTGGAAGCCCCAACACGCAGATGGCCCAGGTGATGCTGGGGCTGGAGACGGTGATCAGCGAGGAGAGGCCGGACCTGGTGATGGTGGTGGGCGATGTGAACAGCACACTGGCCGCGGCCATCACCGCCAACAAGATGGGCGTGCGCATCGGTCACCTCGAGAGCGGCCTGCGCAGCCACGACCGCACGATGCCCGAGGAGCACAACCGGGTGCTCACCGACGCGCTCACCGACCACTTCTTCATCACCGAGCAGAGCGGCCTGGACCACTTGCGGCAGGAGGGGAGGCCCGAGGAGGCGCTCCACGTCGTGGGCAACACCATGATCGACACCCTGGTGGCCTTCGAGCCGCAGGTGCAGGCCTCGCCGGTGCTGCAGCAGCTGGGGCTGGGTGAGGGCGGGCACGTGCTCATGACCATCCACCGCCCCGCCACCGTGGACGTGCCTGAGCGGCTTACGGCCTTGCTGGACCTGATCGCGGACGTGTGCGCCTCCGGCCGGAAGGTGGTCTTCCCCATCCACCCGCGCACGGTGAAGAACATCGAGGCCTTCGGGCTGAAGGCGAAGGCCGATGCCATCCAGGGGCTGGTGCGCACCGAGCCGCTGGACTATTTCGCCTTCCAGAAGCTGGTGGCCACCTGTGGCTTCATCCTCACGGACAGCGGAGGCATCCAGGAGGAGAGCACCTTCCGCCGCGTGCCCTGCCTCACCCTGCGCCCGAACACCGAGCGGCCCATCACCGTGACGCTCGGCAGCAACGAGCTCGTTCCGCTCGACATGGACGCCGTGCGCGCCGCGATCGCGCGGATCGAGAACGGGACCTTCAAGAGGGGCGAGGTGCCTCCGCTGTGGGACGGACACGCCACCGAGCGGATCGTGGAGGTGCTGGAGCGGGTGCTGTGA
- the bla gene encoding subclass B1 metallo-beta-lactamase encodes MKAWTLPLSALVFAHCTSGEGPAFTPMQVHRSPVLIVEQVTPNAFVHTSYKQTQDFGNVPCNGLVVRSGHEAIVFDTPTNDTSAAELIRWVQDSLHCRITAVIPTHFHDDCLGGLKAFHAHGIPSYAHKRTIALAAADRVEQPQRGFADSLQLTVGNERITAIFHGEGHTKDNVVGHFPSEHVLFGGCLIKELDASKGYLGDANVAAWSGTVEAVKKAHPDVRVVVPGHGQWGDGKLLDFTIGLFREPQ; translated from the coding sequence ATGAAAGCCTGGACCCTGCCCCTTTCAGCCTTGGTGTTCGCGCACTGTACATCGGGTGAGGGGCCGGCATTCACACCCATGCAGGTCCATCGCTCCCCTGTGCTGATCGTGGAACAGGTGACCCCCAACGCCTTCGTGCACACCAGCTACAAGCAGACCCAGGACTTCGGTAACGTGCCCTGCAACGGTCTGGTGGTGCGGAGCGGCCACGAGGCCATCGTGTTCGACACCCCCACGAACGACACCAGCGCCGCGGAGCTGATCCGCTGGGTGCAGGACTCCTTGCATTGCCGCATCACTGCGGTGATCCCCACCCACTTCCACGACGACTGCCTGGGCGGCTTGAAGGCCTTCCACGCGCACGGGATCCCCTCCTACGCCCACAAGCGCACCATCGCCCTGGCCGCAGCCGATCGCGTGGAGCAGCCCCAGCGCGGCTTCGCGGACAGCCTTCAGCTCACCGTGGGCAACGAACGGATCACCGCCATTTTCCATGGTGAAGGACACACGAAGGACAACGTAGTGGGTCACTTCCCCAGTGAGCACGTGCTCTTCGGCGGCTGCCTGATCAAGGAACTGGATGCGAGCAAAGGCTACCTCGGCGATGCGAACGTGGCGGCCTGGTCGGGCACGGTGGAGGCGGTGAAGAAGGCCCATCCCGATGTGCGGGTGGTGGTGCCGGGGCATGGGCAGTGGGGGGACGGTAAGCTGTTGGACTTCACGATCGGGTTGTTCCGAGAACCGCAGTAG
- a CDS encoding GDP-mannose 4,6-dehydratase — protein sequence MANPAFATASAGTRKVLITGGAGFIGSALSKHLQELGHEVFVQDDLSFGRRHLAGVPDDRFFKADIRDRKATQAVFDATRPNWVLHLAAVHFIPYCNEHPAKAADININGTISVLDAAETKGSVEQVFVASTAAVYPIADGAMAEDHELGPMDIYGTTKLATEKLASEFHLRTRIPTLVGRFFNAFGPNETNPHLFPTIQRQILDGARMLKLGNLDPKRDYIHTEDMSRAMSALLNAGIMGYDTFNIGRGIEYSVREIVEAFERQLGEQLTIEVDPARVRKVERMHLLADVRKLKQATGWEPMWGIDEGVATLLREDVDQMMRG from the coding sequence ATGGCGAACCCTGCCTTCGCAACCGCTTCGGCGGGCACAAGAAAGGTCCTGATCACCGGTGGCGCGGGCTTCATCGGCTCGGCGCTCAGCAAGCACCTGCAGGAGCTGGGCCATGAGGTCTTCGTGCAGGACGACCTGAGCTTCGGGCGGCGCCACCTGGCCGGTGTGCCCGATGACCGTTTCTTCAAGGCCGACATCCGCGACCGCAAGGCCACGCAGGCCGTGTTCGACGCCACGCGCCCCAACTGGGTGCTGCACCTGGCGGCCGTGCACTTCATCCCGTACTGCAACGAGCACCCCGCCAAGGCCGCCGACATCAACATCAACGGCACCATCAGTGTGCTGGATGCGGCGGAGACGAAGGGCAGCGTGGAGCAGGTGTTCGTGGCCAGCACCGCCGCGGTGTACCCCATCGCCGACGGCGCCATGGCCGAGGATCATGAGCTCGGGCCGATGGACATCTACGGCACCACCAAGCTGGCCACCGAGAAGCTCGCCAGCGAGTTCCACCTGCGGACGAGGATCCCCACCCTCGTAGGCCGCTTCTTCAACGCCTTCGGTCCGAACGAGACCAACCCGCACCTCTTCCCCACGATCCAACGGCAGATCCTGGATGGGGCGCGCATGCTGAAGCTCGGCAACCTCGATCCCAAGCGCGATTACATCCACACCGAGGACATGAGCCGTGCCATGAGCGCCCTGCTCAACGCCGGTATCATGGGCTACGACACCTTCAACATCGGACGCGGCATCGAGTACAGCGTGCGCGAGATCGTCGAAGCCTTCGAGCGTCAGCTCGGCGAACAGCTCACCATCGAGGTGGATCCCGCCCGGGTGCGCAAGGTGGAGCGCATGCACCTGCTCGCCGATGTGCGCAAGCTGAAGCAGGCCACGGGCTGGGAGCCGATGTGGGGCATCGATGAGGGGGTGGCCACACTCTTGCGGGAGGATGTCGATCAGATGATGAGAGGGTGA
- a CDS encoding glycosyltransferase family 4 protein produces MRVALCTDGVFPQAMGGMQRHSRLLAEHLARSGKVKVTVLHPHPVGIFDPALGIEEVHVPDIHRSRLYVRELWRYSERVGRELERIKPDVILSQGFCVWKGIDRFSDRLIVHPHGLEMFQMLTRKERLLGWPFRAALKYIVRRSTVVISLGGKLTGILQGLARGSGCRVVVLPNATDVPVVPAASAAGQPRTDTGQPLSLLFVGRFAFNKGLDVLLTVARRLVAEGSTDLVRFQLAGDGPLLEDLKRDLPPNVELLGRVDDAQLDRLYADCAALILPTRFEGMPTVVLEAMARAKPIIVSDVGASGELVNPHNGYLLPPGDAEALYQAVVAFAGRNAEVRAKMGAYSFARVNELFSWPVVVKRFEALFAELVSGDRQ; encoded by the coding sequence ATGCGTGTCGCTCTCTGCACCGACGGTGTCTTCCCCCAGGCCATGGGCGGGATGCAACGGCATTCGCGGCTGCTGGCGGAGCACCTGGCGCGGAGCGGGAAGGTGAAGGTCACCGTGCTGCACCCGCATCCGGTGGGGATCTTCGATCCAGCACTGGGCATCGAGGAGGTTCATGTGCCCGACATCCACAGGAGCAGGCTGTACGTCCGCGAGCTCTGGCGGTATAGCGAGCGCGTGGGGAGGGAGCTGGAGCGGATCAAGCCGGACGTGATCCTGTCGCAGGGTTTCTGTGTGTGGAAGGGCATCGACCGTTTCAGCGACAGGCTGATCGTGCATCCCCACGGGCTGGAGATGTTCCAGATGCTCACCCGCAAGGAGCGCCTGCTGGGCTGGCCGTTCCGCGCGGCGTTGAAGTACATCGTTCGCCGAAGCACTGTGGTCATCAGTCTTGGAGGAAAGCTCACGGGCATCCTGCAAGGACTGGCGAGGGGCAGCGGCTGTCGTGTGGTGGTGCTCCCGAATGCTACCGACGTGCCTGTCGTCCCCGCAGCGTCGGCCGCCGGACAACCGCGAACGGACACCGGACAACCGCTCTCCCTCCTCTTCGTCGGCCGCTTCGCGTTCAACAAGGGATTGGATGTGCTGCTCACCGTGGCGCGTCGCCTGGTAGCCGAAGGGAGCACCGACCTGGTGCGCTTCCAGCTCGCCGGCGATGGGCCGCTGCTGGAGGACCTGAAGCGCGACCTGCCGCCGAACGTGGAGCTGCTCGGCCGCGTGGATGACGCGCAGCTGGACCGACTCTACGCCGACTGTGCCGCGCTGATCCTGCCCACGCGCTTCGAGGGCATGCCTACGGTGGTGCTGGAGGCCATGGCCCGCGCGAAGCCGATCATCGTGAGCGATGTGGGTGCCAGCGGCGAGCTGGTGAACCCGCACAACGGCTACCTGCTTCCCCCCGGCGACGCCGAGGCCCTGTACCAGGCGGTGGTGGCGTTCGCCGGACGCAATGCGGAGGTGCGCGCCAAGATGGGGGCGTACAGCTTTGCGCGGGTGAACGAGCTCTTCAGCTGGCCCGTGGTGGTGAAGCGCTTCGAGGCGCTCTTCGCCGAGCTGGTCAGCGGAGACCGTCAGTGA
- a CDS encoding glycosyltransferase, whose amino-acid sequence MKFAKALARRGHAVHVIHSAGPEELKGSPWTDDLATPGITCHPLPQRYPTVLFKRPLTRLVDKMMYRVWNLVLPLLVKGNWFDKAVFWKRPFLDKACALIDLHGIRDVLITGAPFRLLYFGVLLKQRRPIHLVCDLRDTWTWQDGYGGALLSPERKAYERRLEEAVMAGSDRITTPHPAVVEHLTRTYPQHATKVRLLGHAIDPDELGPPRPEPSPSLRRLIYAGSMYGAHEADRYFDQVIAAFAHLRDTAPEAFADASLDLYITGHGTGNLRRLVEARGLQHHIRFHAPLPAKAIFPRIAAADAVLLFIPSMNRDVLGTKFTEVFHLRRPVIHVGDAGLVSRHIEADRLGVSLRVEELAHELPRLMTGERTVTVDTNYDLSAHLLDHIAAGIERDLLAP is encoded by the coding sequence ATGAAGTTCGCCAAGGCCCTGGCCCGGCGCGGTCATGCCGTGCACGTGATCCACAGCGCCGGACCGGAGGAGCTGAAGGGCTCGCCGTGGACCGATGACCTGGCCACGCCCGGCATCACCTGCCATCCCCTGCCCCAGCGCTACCCCACCGTGCTCTTCAAGCGCCCCCTGACCCGCCTGGTGGACAAGATGATGTACCGCGTGTGGAACCTGGTGCTGCCGCTGCTCGTCAAAGGCAACTGGTTCGACAAGGCCGTGTTCTGGAAGCGCCCCTTCCTGGACAAGGCCTGCGCGCTCATCGACCTCCATGGCATCCGCGATGTGCTCATCACCGGGGCCCCCTTCCGGCTCCTGTACTTCGGCGTGCTGCTGAAACAGCGCCGGCCCATCCACCTTGTTTGTGATCTGCGCGACACCTGGACCTGGCAGGACGGCTACGGCGGGGCCCTGCTCAGCCCGGAACGAAAGGCCTATGAGCGCCGCTTGGAGGAAGCGGTCATGGCGGGCAGCGACCGCATCACCACCCCGCACCCGGCCGTGGTGGAGCACCTCACGCGCACCTATCCGCAGCACGCCACCAAGGTGAGGCTCCTGGGCCATGCGATCGACCCCGACGAACTGGGACCGCCGCGGCCCGAGCCTTCGCCTTCACTGCGGCGCCTCATCTACGCGGGCAGCATGTACGGCGCCCATGAGGCCGACCGCTACTTCGACCAGGTGATCGCCGCCTTCGCGCACCTGCGCGATACCGCACCGGAGGCCTTCGCCGATGCCTCGCTCGACCTCTACATCACCGGGCATGGCACCGGGAACCTCCGCCGCCTCGTGGAGGCCCGGGGGCTCCAACACCACATCCGCTTCCATGCCCCGCTGCCGGCCAAGGCCATCTTCCCCCGCATCGCCGCCGCCGACGCCGTGCTGCTCTTCATCCCCAGCATGAACCGCGATGTGCTGGGCACCAAGTTCACCGAGGTGTTCCACCTGCGGCGGCCGGTGATCCACGTGGGCGATGCGGGGCTGGTGAGCCGCCACATCGAAGCGGACCGGCTGGGCGTGTCGCTCCGGGTGGAGGAACTGGCGCATGAGCTGCCCCGCCTGATGACCGGCGAGCGCACGGTGACCGTGGATACGAACTACGACCTGAGCGCGCACCTGTTGGACCACATCGCCGCAGGCATCGAACGTGACCTGCTGGCGCCCTGA